One Alteromonas sp. KC3 DNA segment encodes these proteins:
- a CDS encoding HupE/UreJ family protein, with translation MNRFIAFVIFAAFSAFTFSHELSNGYLTLKNSSSESLLGELLLKPEDIGRAAGLDINNDGSLTWGEVNRNHNVANDYIQKHLVIRGSETRCSISVAPPSLREISAESLLAYPLSVNCASLNEVSIQYTGIVNNFPTHKLLTTLTLSDSTNVHVLTDERPLITVSAGENNWISQFNEMVYQGIWHIFIGLDHILFLVATLLTVNLYRENKSWVKKHSKQHIIKSTVILVSTFTLAHSITLTATALNVITLESRIVELGIAISVVVTAINNVYPVIMRLGFITFGFGLLHGMGFASVFGDLNAQSNSLVVSVLAFNLGVEIGQLAIIVLLLPLLILLRNIKLYSKAIMPIASSIIALVAINWTLQRW, from the coding sequence ATGAATAGATTTATCGCATTTGTTATTTTTGCAGCTTTCAGTGCTTTCACATTTTCACACGAGTTGAGCAACGGCTATTTAACGCTTAAAAACAGTTCAAGTGAATCGCTTTTGGGCGAACTTCTACTAAAGCCTGAAGATATTGGACGAGCCGCTGGTTTGGACATTAACAACGACGGGAGTTTGACTTGGGGTGAGGTCAACAGAAACCATAATGTAGCAAACGACTACATTCAAAAACACTTAGTGATACGAGGCAGCGAAACGCGATGCTCCATTAGCGTAGCCCCCCCCTCTTTACGGGAGATATCTGCTGAGTCGCTACTCGCATATCCACTATCAGTAAATTGCGCTTCTTTAAACGAAGTGTCGATTCAGTACACCGGCATAGTTAATAACTTTCCAACGCACAAACTACTCACAACACTAACGCTAAGCGATAGCACAAATGTTCATGTGCTAACCGATGAGCGACCTCTTATCACCGTATCAGCTGGTGAAAACAACTGGATTTCTCAGTTTAACGAGATGGTTTATCAGGGAATTTGGCACATATTTATTGGTCTAGATCATATTCTGTTCTTAGTGGCTACGTTACTTACCGTGAATCTTTACAGAGAAAATAAAAGCTGGGTAAAAAAACATAGCAAGCAACATATTATAAAAAGTACGGTCATTTTAGTGAGCACGTTTACTTTAGCGCATTCAATTACGTTAACCGCAACAGCATTAAATGTTATAACGCTTGAAAGCCGTATTGTTGAGTTAGGTATTGCCATTTCAGTAGTAGTTACTGCCATCAACAATGTGTACCCAGTCATCATGCGCTTAGGGTTTATTACTTTCGGGTTCGGCCTACTTCATGGAATGGGGTTCGCCAGCGTTTTTGGCGACCTTAATGCCCAGTCGAACAGTCTAGTAGTGAGTGTTCTCGCCTTTAATTTAGGCGTTGAGATTGGCCAACTCGCCATAATTGTACTGCTATTACCTTTGTTAATCTTGCTTAGAAACATAAAGTTATATTCAAAAGCCATTATGCCCATTGCATCGTCAATAATTGCGCTAGTAGCGATTAATTGGACACTTCAGCGTTGGTAA
- a CDS encoding BRO-N domain-containing protein yields the protein MENNLINVCYEGTEGSSDIKTVMQGNILYISLIDVQTALNKENRDIDKTHVSKSIIGVLKGRLKQLESDEYIYIHNELLTHLDKQEMFVTQPGLFRVLSYDDSVAGKKFQRWLYHEVVPSIMKYGKFPPPLVHQESDVMKIAKTLVLEIEERERLERETKERFAKHEEVIKSISSKLNTLEEVSPNTKFVTATEYCESEGLKDIDLQLVFGWCLKICVEQSEPTVKSVENGQEVLRFPTHVVIEAVRNIEKSV from the coding sequence ATGGAAAATAATTTAATTAATGTGTGCTATGAAGGAACTGAGGGCTCATCAGATATTAAAACCGTAATGCAGGGTAATATTCTTTATATTTCGCTGATAGATGTTCAGACTGCACTGAATAAAGAAAATCGGGATATAGATAAAACTCATGTATCAAAATCCATTATTGGTGTATTGAAAGGCCGCCTCAAACAACTTGAGAGTGATGAATACATTTATATTCACAACGAACTTCTTACCCATTTAGATAAGCAAGAAATGTTTGTCACCCAGCCAGGCCTCTTTAGGGTTTTGTCATACGATGATAGCGTAGCAGGTAAGAAATTTCAGAGATGGCTCTATCACGAAGTAGTACCCTCTATAATGAAATATGGCAAGTTTCCGCCTCCACTTGTACATCAAGAATCAGATGTTATGAAAATAGCCAAAACTCTTGTACTTGAAATAGAAGAACGAGAAAGGTTAGAAAGAGAGACTAAGGAACGCTTTGCCAAGCATGAAGAAGTTATTAAATCTATAAGTTCAAAGCTTAATACATTGGAAGAAGTCTCACCAAATACGAAATTTGTTACAGCCACAGAATATTGCGAATCGGAAGGCCTCAAAGATATTGACTTGCAGCTTGTTTTTGGTTGGTGTTTGAAAATTTGCGTAGAGCAATCAGAGCCCACAGTCAAATCTGTGGAAAACGGACAAGAAGTCCTGCGATTTCCGACACATGTGGTGATTGAAGCAGTAAGGAACATCGAAAAAAGTGTCTAA
- a CDS encoding HNH endonuclease family protein, producing MNRNTPILILLSLFIFACTFPSDANTQVKKSNSGICHDTSSASYNRTKNFEAFSTIEACLESGGRLPKGKSAYQQAEKEALNEGRAFTSDYDRADWPHWIDDDSDCQNTRHEMLISTSNIPVVFKTDRGCQVAVGEWYDPYSGDVFTDSAELDLDHIVPLKFAHGHGGDKWPRDKRQAFANDSENLLLVKASLNRQKGAKGLDEWLPPNQAYRCQYIERFMNVIDKYGLLLIPSEKRVINRMRKACTDN from the coding sequence ATGAATCGCAACACACCGATACTCATACTACTGAGTTTGTTTATATTTGCATGCACATTTCCCAGTGATGCTAATACCCAAGTAAAAAAGAGTAATTCTGGTATATGTCATGACACGTCGAGCGCATCTTACAATCGAACCAAGAATTTCGAAGCCTTTAGTACTATTGAAGCCTGTCTTGAAAGCGGTGGTCGATTACCCAAAGGAAAATCGGCATACCAGCAGGCTGAAAAAGAGGCGTTAAACGAAGGTAGGGCCTTCACCTCTGACTATGACAGGGCCGATTGGCCGCATTGGATTGATGATGATAGTGATTGTCAGAATACGCGCCATGAAATGTTGATATCAACGTCTAACATTCCTGTCGTGTTTAAAACCGATAGAGGATGTCAAGTTGCCGTCGGTGAATGGTATGACCCGTATTCTGGGGATGTATTTACTGATTCTGCTGAGCTTGACCTCGATCACATCGTACCGCTTAAATTTGCGCACGGTCATGGCGGTGACAAATGGCCCCGAGATAAACGGCAAGCATTTGCAAATGATTCTGAAAACCTCTTGTTGGTCAAAGCGTCACTCAATCGACAGAAGGGGGCTAAAGGTTTAGATGAGTGGTTACCGCCGAATCAGGCTTACCGATGTCAATACATTGAGCGATTTATGAACGTCATCGATAAATATGGTCTTCTACTTATTCCCAGCGAAAAAAGAGTCATCAACAGAATGCGAAAAGCTTGCACAGATAATTAG
- a CDS encoding AAA family ATPase, translating into MSDLERVQFFYDNGNIEYVGTVHPVTQQFHGKGVLFAEEGHLLYVGEFAEGDFEGEGTAYFPNGIKFSEGTWVDNKLHGKGRVYDEQGKLGYEGYLKDNRPCARRDVENPEEWAKVEDVKASHKALETLMEELDAFIGLGAVKKEIKSLINLVKVQKIRREHDLPELSISLHMVLTGNPGTGKTTIARQIASILGTLGVLSKGHMVETDRSGLVAGFVGQTGIKVTDIVDEATGGVLFIDEAYALVKDDRDQYGEEAIATLLKLMEDRRDDLVVIMAGYQKEMNAMLQVNPGLASRFNRFIDFPDYNANELLSISDLICKQSGYVLDDNARQFLTKVYNIAISRKKKNFANGRLARNLFERAIIHQSNRIISENANSELALTTIQVEDIKAVLKNKEIQL; encoded by the coding sequence ATGAGTGACTTAGAACGCGTTCAGTTTTTCTACGACAATGGCAACATTGAATACGTCGGCACGGTGCACCCAGTTACGCAGCAGTTCCACGGTAAAGGCGTTTTGTTCGCAGAAGAAGGGCACTTGCTTTATGTTGGTGAATTTGCGGAGGGGGACTTCGAAGGCGAAGGCACCGCTTATTTTCCAAACGGAATCAAGTTCAGTGAAGGAACATGGGTAGATAATAAATTGCATGGGAAGGGGAGAGTATATGATGAACAGGGAAAGTTGGGGTATGAAGGCTATTTAAAAGATAACCGTCCTTGTGCAAGACGTGATGTGGAAAATCCTGAAGAATGGGCCAAGGTTGAAGATGTCAAAGCCAGCCATAAGGCACTTGAAACTCTTATGGAGGAGTTAGATGCTTTCATCGGTTTAGGCGCGGTCAAGAAAGAAATCAAAAGTCTTATTAACCTTGTTAAGGTGCAAAAAATCAGGCGCGAACATGATTTACCTGAGTTATCTATAAGCCTTCACATGGTATTAACGGGGAATCCGGGCACGGGTAAAACGACCATCGCTCGTCAGATTGCCAGTATCTTAGGCACGTTAGGAGTGTTATCCAAAGGTCACATGGTAGAAACTGACCGCTCGGGACTAGTCGCGGGGTTTGTGGGGCAAACGGGTATCAAGGTAACTGATATAGTAGATGAGGCAACCGGAGGCGTACTATTCATAGATGAAGCTTATGCGTTAGTAAAAGACGACCGAGACCAGTATGGCGAGGAAGCCATAGCAACATTGCTTAAACTCATGGAAGACCGTCGTGACGATTTGGTAGTTATTATGGCTGGTTACCAAAAAGAAATGAATGCGATGCTTCAAGTAAACCCGGGGCTTGCATCGCGTTTTAACCGCTTTATCGACTTCCCTGACTATAACGCTAACGAGCTTTTATCTATCTCTGACCTTATCTGCAAACAGAGCGGGTATGTGCTTGATGATAATGCAAGACAGTTCCTAACTAAAGTTTATAACATCGCCATCAGTAGAAAGAAAAAGAACTTCGCGAACGGTCGCCTTGCGAGAAATCTGTTCGAGCGAGCCATAATTCATCAATCAAATCGTATCATTTCTGAAAACGCGAACTCCGAATTGGCACTAACTACAATTCAGGTTGAAGATATCAAAGCCGTATTAAAAAATAAGGAAATTCAGCTATGA
- a CDS encoding KAP family P-loop NTPase fold protein, which produces MHTIPHAVQDIPLGEGSDFKDEMLGLTRYALALSQFIVQCGTPMTIAIQGDWGTGKTSMMRLIESTLATDETVKVGSFWFNTWQYSQFSSNSSLLPLIFLESLTRQLKQRLDEKSSDMLKKVQGSLNTLKPFLFAAGRGVAYAATGGIATEVYDEARKQGGVGNTSTLALSDALSNLKRDLTMYVEKICVDEGLNRIVIFIDDLDRIRPESAIELLETLKLFVDIPKCVFVLALDISVVKKGVSAKFGTDEVDAEGRSFFDKIIQLPFQMPTVTYGAHIKTYLTRLLERSNYGNGMSDEGLTTCANLLITSIGTNPRSIKRLINVLSLMSISHNLDMSEDKLDLDGDEHNQLLLFGFTCFQIAYEPLFSLIYRTESLDFLLLDSLDWDNHEEDPHLTEFIRLIERAEADNKQPETFLTLLANVVDEDGSGDFDDAEMHKVKRIAQGLQLTSVDDDDSSYSSSRAGTDEDRKNAISSYFSALLDDIAQETFDFLIIPTLPQSKIKRDGDTTRFKIVSKEKTTNYSNAAFSFAISDTARVYDYPDTMSLVCEITVEDGDNIMMQYASGRRKAHRALNDICSEMEAVASQYEIDVHAHAYKSIIVIEKVIELTDDVERDHHEVKQGLFELNQCLSELLGVE; this is translated from the coding sequence ATGCACACTATCCCCCACGCTGTACAAGATATCCCGCTAGGTGAAGGCAGTGACTTTAAGGATGAAATGTTAGGTCTCACACGCTATGCGCTTGCACTTAGCCAGTTCATCGTGCAGTGCGGTACGCCCATGACTATCGCTATTCAAGGCGACTGGGGTACAGGTAAAACAAGTATGATGCGCTTAATTGAATCGACACTTGCCACTGACGAAACAGTGAAGGTCGGCTCATTCTGGTTCAACACATGGCAGTATTCGCAATTCTCGTCGAATAGTTCATTGTTGCCGCTCATCTTCTTGGAAAGCTTAACGCGACAGCTTAAACAGCGGCTTGATGAAAAAAGTTCTGATATGCTGAAAAAGGTTCAAGGCTCATTAAATACCCTTAAACCCTTTCTATTTGCCGCAGGTCGCGGAGTTGCCTATGCTGCAACTGGTGGTATTGCTACGGAGGTTTACGACGAAGCACGGAAACAAGGTGGTGTAGGAAATACCAGTACCTTGGCATTGTCTGATGCACTATCGAACCTAAAACGTGACTTGACGATGTATGTTGAGAAAATATGCGTGGATGAAGGACTTAACCGCATCGTTATCTTTATCGATGATTTAGATCGCATTCGCCCTGAAAGTGCTATTGAGTTACTTGAGACGCTTAAGTTATTCGTCGATATTCCCAAATGTGTGTTCGTACTGGCACTGGATATAAGTGTGGTTAAAAAGGGCGTGAGTGCTAAATTTGGCACCGATGAAGTAGATGCCGAAGGGCGAAGCTTTTTTGATAAGATTATTCAACTTCCTTTTCAAATGCCAACTGTGACATACGGTGCACACATCAAAACGTACCTCACTCGCCTGTTAGAACGTTCAAACTACGGCAATGGCATGTCTGATGAAGGATTAACTACATGCGCGAATCTACTTATTACCAGTATAGGCACCAACCCCAGAAGTATTAAGCGGTTAATTAATGTACTGTCGTTGATGAGCATTTCACACAATCTTGATATGTCTGAAGACAAGCTTGATTTAGATGGAGACGAGCACAACCAGTTACTTTTATTCGGATTTACGTGCTTTCAAATTGCTTACGAGCCACTCTTCTCACTTATATATCGCACTGAGAGCCTAGATTTTTTATTACTGGACTCACTGGATTGGGATAACCACGAAGAAGATCCGCATCTCACAGAATTCATTCGCCTAATAGAACGCGCTGAAGCCGATAACAAGCAGCCAGAAACCTTTTTAACGCTGTTAGCCAATGTTGTTGATGAGGATGGAAGCGGAGATTTTGACGACGCTGAAATGCACAAAGTTAAGCGCATCGCACAAGGGCTTCAATTAACTTCGGTAGATGATGACGACTCTTCATATTCGAGCTCACGAGCAGGCACGGACGAGGATAGGAAAAATGCTATTTCTTCATATTTTAGTGCGCTACTTGACGATATAGCCCAAGAGACGTTCGACTTCCTCATTATACCAACACTGCCCCAGAGCAAAATCAAACGAGACGGTGACACAACACGATTTAAAATCGTGTCAAAAGAAAAAACAACAAATTACTCAAACGCGGCATTTTCATTCGCGATTTCTGATACTGCAAGAGTCTACGATTATCCAGATACGATGTCGCTTGTCTGTGAAATCACAGTCGAGGATGGTGACAATATTATGATGCAGTATGCCAGTGGACGAAGAAAGGCACACCGCGCGTTAAACGACATTTGTAGCGAGATGGAAGCGGTGGCCTCGCAGTATGAGATCGACGTCCATGCGCATGCATATAAAAGCATCATTGTCATCGAGAAGGTGATAGAGCTTACCGACGACGTAGAGCGGGACCATCACGAAGTCAAACAGGGTTTATTTGAGCTAAACCAATGTCTTAGCGAGCTGTTAGGAGTAGAGTAG
- a CDS encoding helix-turn-helix domain-containing protein has translation MSKTLYTREHDILLKVIRATRAKSGLTQAQCSAALGRPQSFISDVERGVRRLDIIQLRELCHVLNLSLPTFVKLLEDEIRRG, from the coding sequence ATGTCAAAGACACTGTATACACGCGAACACGATATTTTGTTGAAAGTTATCAGAGCGACCAGAGCAAAATCTGGGCTTACACAAGCTCAATGTTCAGCTGCGCTTGGTCGCCCACAATCCTTCATAAGCGATGTCGAGCGCGGAGTAAGGAGACTAGATATTATTCAACTAAGAGAACTGTGTCATGTCCTCAACCTTTCACTGCCGACTTTCGTCAAATTATTAGAAGATGAAATACGAAGAGGCTAG
- a CDS encoding EAL domain-containing protein has product MEIVLSTRSFSSRELEYDLVPRLECITRTIGSENNYYEILTSVFLSEDQQDSEQFFYRFSRVNYFCYLRDVLSEISQRGIKKVSFNVNGEFLKSAYLTLLIEDFRGLHIALEISESMDTSPENVGAIKALTAHPNVSIWLDDFGNGFSNFDTLEKCSFDAIKLSKELFWQLFYQDKKLLSCLLSNLCKKADNVIVEGVDCFEKYIFCKELNLLMQGFFFRELEQKKLVK; this is encoded by the coding sequence ATGGAGATAGTGCTGTCTACCCGAAGTTTTTCTAGTAGGGAATTAGAGTACGACCTTGTACCTAGACTAGAGTGTATTACCAGAACTATTGGTTCTGAGAATAACTATTATGAAATCCTCACGTCAGTATTTTTATCGGAAGACCAACAGGATAGTGAACAGTTTTTTTACAGGTTTTCGAGAGTTAATTACTTCTGCTATTTGAGAGACGTTCTCTCAGAAATATCTCAAAGAGGTATAAAAAAAGTTTCATTCAATGTGAACGGAGAATTTCTTAAATCGGCGTATCTCACTTTGTTAATAGAAGACTTCAGAGGTTTGCATATTGCACTGGAAATCTCAGAATCAATGGATACCTCGCCAGAAAATGTTGGAGCAATCAAGGCGCTCACAGCACATCCTAATGTCTCAATTTGGTTAGACGACTTTGGCAATGGCTTCTCTAATTTTGATACGTTAGAAAAATGCAGTTTTGACGCAATAAAATTGTCTAAAGAACTTTTTTGGCAACTTTTCTATCAAGATAAAAAACTATTGAGTTGTTTACTAAGTAATCTATGCAAAAAGGCTGACAATGTAATTGTAGAAGGAGTAGATTGTTTTGAAAAATACATATTCTGTAAGGAACTAAATTTATTAATGCAGGGCTTTTTTTTTAGAGAGTTAGAACAGAAAAAGTTAGTTAAGTAA
- a CDS encoding winged helix-turn-helix domain-containing protein — translation MSKTTSNIIFLTRDEYLRDNRKIANKVLSNKFCSQHCFKCSLYPSRSFVVSSLVKFDSGFLYTNRGNFKISYSAGRALCLLQRNTDEFVSKDDIMKYVWGDYPRVENNVNVVISELRTALTSTGVHILNQRKVGYMLTEVGF, via the coding sequence ATGTCTAAAACTACTTCAAATATTATTTTTTTAACACGAGACGAGTACCTACGTGATAATCGAAAGATTGCAAATAAAGTGTTAAGTAATAAGTTTTGCAGTCAACACTGCTTTAAATGCTCTTTGTATCCAAGTCGAAGTTTTGTAGTAAGTTCATTAGTTAAATTTGACTCCGGTTTTCTTTACACAAACAGAGGGAACTTCAAAATTTCTTATTCTGCTGGAAGAGCTCTGTGCCTATTACAGAGAAATACTGATGAGTTTGTCAGCAAAGACGACATTATGAAATACGTCTGGGGTGATTATCCAAGAGTTGAAAATAATGTGAATGTCGTAATTTCTGAGCTCAGAACTGCGCTAACAAGTACTGGTGTACATATATTAAACCAACGAAAAGTAGGTTATATGCTGACAGAGGTAGGTTTTTAA
- a CDS encoding HD-GYP domain-containing protein: MFKKIQPADLNLGDLVFVFKNWFHTPYITNFKKVKSNKDIKDLAAYKNLYVISLNKNSRLTKKNVKLLKIIFSEIVSSGLINEASVVSRVNAIVSQVIEGNFCHKTCANLIRSENELFKRAVKLVCLTASFCNYLTFTRCKTIEYCNAAFLIDISMAMQPVLLGSRRLVTQYQRGLIQKHPIESAKIASESNISGSLITLIVQHHENFNGTGYPSGLKGRQIKLGARILRVLNTYEALTSGRRYQAKKSPYETINDMQNMALNEVIDPIIFKKLCLFLRLFPKGSCVAESNGTLYLVKEMHVESGSIIAFSKQHQKIEVIQESRIKTLIL; this comes from the coding sequence ATGTTTAAAAAAATTCAACCAGCCGATTTGAATCTCGGTGATTTGGTATTTGTATTTAAAAATTGGTTTCACACCCCATATATAACAAATTTTAAAAAAGTTAAATCAAATAAGGATATTAAAGATTTAGCTGCCTACAAAAATCTTTATGTTATAAGCTTAAATAAAAACTCTAGACTAACTAAGAAAAACGTCAAATTATTAAAAATCATATTTTCCGAAATAGTTAGTTCGGGATTGATAAATGAAGCTTCAGTAGTTTCACGTGTCAACGCGATTGTTTCTCAAGTAATAGAGGGAAACTTCTGTCATAAGACATGTGCAAACTTGATTCGTTCTGAAAATGAGCTCTTCAAGCGAGCGGTAAAGCTTGTTTGTCTAACAGCTAGTTTTTGTAATTATCTCACCTTTACCAGATGCAAGACGATTGAATATTGCAATGCTGCATTCTTAATCGACATTTCTATGGCAATGCAGCCAGTATTGTTGGGCTCTAGGAGGTTAGTCACGCAATATCAAAGAGGACTTATTCAAAAACATCCCATTGAATCAGCGAAAATTGCTAGTGAATCCAACATATCGGGTTCGCTAATAACACTTATAGTCCAACACCATGAAAATTTTAATGGTACTGGTTATCCTAGTGGTCTGAAAGGCCGTCAAATCAAGCTTGGTGCGAGAATTCTAAGAGTTCTGAATACCTACGAGGCGTTGACCTCTGGGCGACGTTATCAAGCTAAAAAGTCACCATATGAAACTATTAACGACATGCAAAACATGGCGTTGAATGAAGTGATCGACCCAATCATATTCAAGAAGTTATGCTTATTTCTAAGGTTATTTCCTAAAGGCAGCTGTGTAGCTGAATCAAATGGAACGCTATATCTAGTGAAAGAGATGCATGTTGAAAGCGGAAGCATAATTGCCTTCTCAAAGCAACACCAAAAAATAGAAGTTATCCAAGAATCACGGATTAAAACACTTATTTTATAA
- a CDS encoding DUF429 domain-containing protein translates to MDVFIGIDVACAKGKYLPLVICTQENGRLIPFPLASYPIKPPRGLGNGRTLDDKVNQAFAENVASYIETVCDAFHLSPIRIGIDSPLRPRDNHLKRRFAEQALDRASISCYTTPSANDFKVIKAKGIAHLEAGKPIQNLPHAHQIFMLLGFALNERLSKVAECIEVYPHATVKQLGVADIHKSKGNQAELQLSAMSHYTGWPKTDDDWSQADNMCLGPMHDRVDAYSAAWVASLPEQERICFGDPEKDDAIWIPKIKPINSPTENPTTKPKTTTKKKQPVSNADHQRACPACHQHEFKRWPFGWDAHAAHRCTGLTEVEPEARKREFKRRFMS, encoded by the coding sequence ATGGACGTGTTTATCGGTATCGATGTCGCTTGTGCCAAAGGCAAGTACCTGCCATTGGTGATTTGTACTCAAGAAAATGGGCGACTAATACCGTTCCCGTTAGCCAGCTACCCAATAAAACCACCGAGAGGTTTAGGCAACGGACGGACCTTGGATGACAAGGTTAATCAGGCATTTGCAGAAAATGTCGCCAGTTACATAGAAACGGTATGCGACGCATTCCATTTAAGCCCAATCCGAATAGGTATCGACTCTCCGCTTCGGCCAAGGGATAACCATCTTAAGCGTAGATTTGCAGAACAGGCGCTCGATAGAGCAAGTATTAGTTGTTACACCACACCTTCTGCCAATGACTTTAAGGTGATTAAAGCGAAAGGTATTGCACATCTTGAGGCGGGTAAGCCAATACAAAACCTACCACATGCCCACCAAATCTTTATGCTGTTGGGTTTTGCGTTGAACGAACGGCTAAGCAAAGTCGCCGAATGCATAGAAGTCTATCCCCACGCGACAGTCAAACAGTTAGGTGTTGCTGACATCCACAAAAGCAAAGGAAATCAGGCAGAATTGCAATTGTCTGCCATGTCGCATTACACCGGTTGGCCTAAAACTGACGACGATTGGTCGCAAGCAGACAATATGTGCCTTGGACCGATGCATGACAGAGTGGACGCCTACAGTGCGGCATGGGTAGCAAGCTTACCTGAACAGGAACGCATCTGTTTTGGTGACCCTGAGAAAGACGATGCTATCTGGATACCAAAAATTAAGCCGATAAACAGTCCAACGGAAAATCCAACGACAAAGCCTAAAACCACAACAAAGAAAAAGCAGCCTGTTTCCAATGCAGACCATCAGCGTGCCTGCCCAGCCTGTCATCAACATGAATTTAAACGCTGGCCGTTTGGGTGGGATGCGCATGCCGCGCATCGCTGCACTGGATTAACAGAGGTCGAGCCTGAGGCAAGAAAAAGAGAGTTCAAGCGCCGATTTATGAGCTAG
- a CDS encoding DUF2034 domain-containing protein, with translation MPRKNTSFADLLFQAPWWVSVITAAITYVVMGQVLPSVETDNQLINMVFKALAIPAPYFALFILLIAPFSFFNARRKAKQLDAQKSIETIRQLHWRNFEELVAEAYRRQGYQVTEGSFGADGGIDLELRKGEGLILVQCKQWKAQKVGVSVVREMFGVLTASNADKVIVICSGRFTQQAIDFASDKPVTLIDGNELLSLIHEVQTEPKVETVKQNVCPRCGSELVERQAKRGAHAGNVFLGCSAFPKCRYTEELF, from the coding sequence ATGCCTAGAAAAAATACTTCTTTTGCTGACCTTCTTTTCCAAGCGCCATGGTGGGTTTCGGTTATAACAGCAGCTATTACCTATGTTGTAATGGGTCAGGTACTGCCTTCCGTTGAAACTGATAACCAGCTTATCAACATGGTATTTAAGGCACTCGCTATTCCTGCGCCTTATTTTGCACTTTTCATATTACTCATCGCGCCTTTTTCGTTTTTTAATGCGCGTCGGAAAGCCAAGCAATTAGATGCGCAAAAGAGTATTGAAACCATCAGACAACTGCATTGGCGCAATTTTGAGGAGCTAGTGGCAGAAGCCTATCGAAGACAAGGGTATCAAGTAACCGAAGGTAGCTTTGGTGCTGACGGTGGAATTGACCTAGAACTGAGGAAAGGCGAAGGGCTTATTCTCGTTCAGTGCAAACAATGGAAGGCACAAAAAGTTGGTGTCAGTGTGGTACGCGAGATGTTTGGTGTATTAACCGCCAGTAATGCAGACAAGGTTATTGTCATCTGTTCAGGCAGATTCACCCAACAGGCAATAGACTTCGCATCTGATAAACCAGTGACTCTCATTGACGGAAATGAACTGCTATCTCTTATTCATGAAGTGCAAACAGAACCAAAAGTAGAAACGGTTAAACAAAACGTCTGCCCTAGGTGTGGTAGTGAGCTTGTAGAACGGCAAGCAAAACGTGGCGCTCATGCTGGAAACGTCTTCTTGGGTTGTTCTGCCTTCCCCAAATGCCGTTACACCGAAGAATTATTTTAA
- a CDS encoding NYN domain-containing protein, giving the protein MKDLDVHKKVAVLIDADNAQLSKLSAILDEISAHGHVLIKRAYGDWSVEALKNWKTSLNELAIQPIQQFAYTTGKNSTDASMIIDAMDLLYSEKIDAFALVSSDSDFTKLASRLRESEKFVFGVGEKKTPVSFRNACDDFIFTENLEAGKVSKSGKSKQTGTNTSNGAEELIPALLKAWELYQNDDGWVNAGPAGSFLKRAKPDFDPRTYGAAKVTDIISSLSTVFEMTRQKGKGTTQIILYRPIFATS; this is encoded by the coding sequence ATGAAAGACTTGGATGTTCACAAAAAAGTAGCGGTACTTATTGATGCTGATAACGCCCAACTATCGAAGTTATCTGCCATTTTGGATGAGATATCAGCGCACGGTCATGTGCTTATCAAGCGTGCCTATGGTGATTGGTCTGTTGAAGCCCTTAAGAACTGGAAAACGTCACTCAATGAGTTAGCCATCCAGCCTATTCAACAATTTGCCTATACCACCGGAAAGAACTCTACCGACGCGTCCATGATCATAGATGCGATGGATTTACTCTATTCTGAAAAAATCGATGCATTTGCATTGGTATCCAGTGATAGCGATTTCACCAAGCTTGCGTCACGTTTGAGGGAGTCAGAGAAGTTTGTCTTTGGTGTAGGTGAAAAGAAGACACCAGTGTCGTTCAGGAATGCCTGTGATGACTTTATCTTTACGGAAAACCTTGAAGCCGGAAAAGTATCTAAATCAGGGAAGTCCAAGCAAACAGGAACTAATACTTCCAATGGCGCAGAAGAGTTAATACCGGCACTTCTTAAAGCATGGGAGCTCTATCAAAATGACGATGGATGGGTGAATGCGGGCCCCGCTGGTAGCTTCCTAAAACGTGCGAAGCCTGACTTTGATCCAAGAACTTATGGTGCAGCAAAAGTTACCGATATTATTTCAAGTCTGTCTACCGTCTTTGAAATGACGAGACAAAAAGGAAAAGGGACGACACAAATCATTCTGTACCGCCCCATCTTCGCAACATCTTAG